TATCTGCTGAAGAATGCAGAAAAAAATTAAAGTCTAAAAATATTGGTGAAGTTTATACTGTTGATGCAACTTCAATTGCTTTAGAAAAAATTGGAAAACCAATTGTTAATACAGCAATGTTGGGTGCATTTGTTAATTTAGTTGACTGGGTAGATTCTCAATGTTTAGAAAAAGCAGTTAAAGAACATTTTGATGATGAAAAAATAGCAGATAAAAATATAGCTGCATTTAAAGGATGTTGTGAAATAGTTAAGGTGTAAAAATGGTAAAAGAAGATAAAAAAACAAAAGGAGAAAATAAAGGAAAGTTAAAAGTTCCTAAAGTTCCGCATTCAAAATGTGATACTGCTAAAGAAAATAAAACAGGCTCATGGAGAGATCAAAAACCTTCAATTGATTTATCAAAATGTATTAAATGCGGGCAATGTGCATTACATTGTCCAGATGGCGCGATTGAAATAGATGAAAAAGGCGCGCATATAAATTATGATTATTGTAAAGGATGTTTGATATGTGAAAGAATATGTCCTGTTAAAGCAATTTCACACAAAAAAGAAGATAAGTAAGCCTTTCTTTCTTTTGTAAAAGAAAGAAACCCTTGGGAAAGAA
The sequence above is drawn from the Candidatus Micrarchaeia archaeon genome and encodes:
- a CDS encoding 2-oxoacid:acceptor oxidoreductase family protein; translated protein: SAEECRKKLKSKNIGEVYTVDATSIALEKIGKPIVNTAMLGAFVNLVDWVDSQCLEKAVKEHFDDEKIADKNIAAFKGCCEIVKV
- a CDS encoding 4Fe-4S binding protein, whose amino-acid sequence is MVKEDKKTKGENKGKLKVPKVPHSKCDTAKENKTGSWRDQKPSIDLSKCIKCGQCALHCPDGAIEIDEKGAHINYDYCKGCLICERICPVKAISHKKEDK